The following are from one region of the Microbacterium sp. BK668 genome:
- the nudC gene encoding NAD(+) diphosphatase, with protein MTTPAGSFPALADSGIDRAAEERSTGGLLEGLRADAASHVLVLHGDAAPLTSSDAAEGKHPSLHFVSPAEVPTGGEWAFLGRDAAGRAILSASFPREAEAPFDAPGGWGGLRLVGGDLPASQGGLFVEALSLGRWLLDAPYCPACGTRTEVRSAGWSRRCPSCGREHFPRTDPAVIVAITSAQDPDALLLGSNALWGPNRYSCFAGFAEAGESLESAVVREVEEESGVVVHDLRYRGSQAWPYPRSLMVGFLATAIDDARAEADGEEIVEVRWFTRDEIGAALAGESDLLLPGRASIAHRLISGWHAGAS; from the coding sequence ATGACGACGCCCGCCGGCTCCTTCCCCGCTCTTGCGGACTCCGGCATCGATCGTGCCGCCGAGGAGCGCTCGACGGGGGGCCTGCTCGAGGGGCTGCGGGCGGATGCCGCGTCCCACGTGCTCGTCCTCCACGGCGATGCCGCACCGCTCACCTCGTCGGACGCCGCGGAGGGGAAGCATCCGTCGCTCCACTTCGTGTCGCCGGCCGAGGTGCCGACCGGCGGCGAATGGGCGTTCCTCGGGCGCGACGCCGCCGGTCGCGCGATCCTCTCCGCCTCGTTCCCGCGGGAGGCCGAAGCGCCCTTCGACGCCCCCGGCGGGTGGGGCGGTCTGCGGCTCGTGGGCGGCGACCTCCCCGCGTCCCAGGGCGGGCTCTTCGTCGAGGCGCTGAGTCTCGGGCGCTGGCTGCTGGACGCGCCGTACTGCCCCGCGTGCGGAACCCGCACCGAGGTGCGGAGTGCGGGGTGGTCTCGCCGGTGCCCCTCCTGCGGTCGCGAGCACTTCCCCCGCACCGATCCGGCCGTCATCGTCGCCATCACGAGTGCGCAGGATCCCGACGCCCTGCTGCTGGGATCGAACGCGCTGTGGGGTCCGAACCGCTACTCGTGCTTCGCGGGCTTCGCCGAGGCGGGGGAGTCCCTCGAATCCGCCGTCGTGCGCGAAGTGGAGGAGGAGTCGGGGGTGGTCGTGCACGATCTCCGCTATCGGGGTTCGCAGGCGTGGCCGTACCCGCGCTCCCTCATGGTGGGCTTCCTCGCGACGGCGATCGACGACGCCCGGGCCGAGGCGGACGGCGAGGAGATCGTCGAGGTCCGCTGGTTCACGCGCGACGAGATCGGCGCTGCGCTCGCGGGGGAGAGCGACCTGCTCCTGCCCGGACGCGCGTCGATCGCGCATCGGCTGATCTCCGGCTGGCACGCGGGAGCGTCGTGA
- a CDS encoding ATP-dependent helicase, with translation MNDPVLEALDERQREAATTLRGPVAVLAGAGTGKTRVITHRIAHGVDSGAYSPNRVMAVTFTAKAAGEMRGRLRALGIPGVAARTFHAAALAQLNFFWPTLTGDTMPSIVDNKVRLLAHAADSLGIEPDVATLRDVASGIEWRKVTLRSIDAYAAARPQGVGRLEAGRVADLQRAYEKLKDARRQLDFEDVLLACCGMLEAEPQVVMAVREQYRHFTVDEFQDVSPLQHRLLELWLGDRRDLCVVGDASQTIYSFAGADARFLLDFESRYEGAKVVRLERNHRSEGAILAVANALMRDRPGALVLAPARDDLPPAAEPPTVAAYEDDVAEARGVADRIRRLLDAGADPRQIAVLYRAHAQSAEIVKALADAGIPTSVLGGRRFFDIPEVRQAVMALRGAAVAPQDDDFLQSVRDVLRSLGLTGEPPQAGGALRDAWEARAALLRLAEEAPDGTTLRGFTDDLLARAKAQDEPALRTVTLATLHAAKGLEWDHVHLVGLAEGLLPIGYATTFEQIEEERRLAYVGITRAARTLSLSWSPGLRGRAPSRFLREIGTGTLRAVDGSASSEPRTRRGSSPTSTSAAQGAARRR, from the coding sequence GTGAACGATCCGGTCCTCGAGGCGCTGGACGAACGGCAGCGCGAGGCGGCCACGACGCTGCGCGGACCCGTCGCCGTCCTCGCCGGCGCCGGCACGGGGAAGACCCGCGTCATCACGCACCGCATCGCCCACGGGGTGGACTCCGGCGCGTACTCCCCGAACCGCGTCATGGCCGTCACGTTCACGGCGAAGGCGGCCGGCGAGATGCGCGGGCGCCTGCGGGCGCTCGGCATCCCGGGCGTCGCGGCGCGCACCTTCCACGCGGCCGCGCTCGCCCAGCTCAACTTCTTCTGGCCGACGCTCACCGGCGACACCATGCCGTCGATCGTCGACAACAAGGTGCGGCTGCTGGCGCACGCCGCCGACTCCCTCGGGATCGAGCCCGACGTGGCGACGCTGCGGGACGTCGCGAGCGGGATCGAGTGGAGGAAGGTCACCCTGCGCAGCATCGACGCGTACGCCGCGGCTCGTCCTCAGGGGGTCGGGCGGCTCGAGGCGGGCCGGGTGGCGGACCTGCAGCGCGCCTACGAGAAGCTCAAGGACGCGCGCCGGCAGCTGGACTTCGAGGACGTGCTCCTGGCCTGCTGCGGGATGCTGGAAGCGGAGCCGCAGGTCGTGATGGCCGTGCGCGAGCAGTACCGCCACTTCACCGTCGATGAGTTCCAGGACGTATCGCCGCTGCAGCACCGGCTCCTCGAACTATGGCTCGGAGACCGGCGAGACCTGTGCGTCGTCGGGGACGCGAGCCAGACGATCTATTCGTTCGCGGGGGCGGACGCGCGGTTCCTGCTCGACTTCGAGTCCCGCTACGAGGGCGCGAAGGTCGTGCGGCTGGAGCGGAACCACCGGTCTGAGGGCGCGATCCTCGCCGTCGCGAACGCCCTCATGCGGGATCGGCCCGGAGCGCTCGTCCTCGCGCCGGCGCGGGACGACCTCCCGCCCGCCGCCGAGCCGCCCACCGTCGCCGCCTACGAGGACGACGTGGCCGAGGCCCGCGGTGTGGCCGACCGCATCCGGCGTCTCCTCGATGCCGGCGCGGATCCTCGGCAGATCGCCGTGCTCTACCGCGCTCACGCCCAGTCGGCGGAGATCGTCAAGGCCCTCGCCGACGCCGGCATCCCGACGAGCGTGCTGGGCGGCCGGCGGTTCTTCGACATCCCCGAGGTGCGCCAGGCGGTGATGGCCCTGCGTGGCGCGGCCGTCGCTCCGCAGGACGATGACTTCCTCCAGAGCGTCCGCGACGTCCTGCGCTCCCTCGGCCTGACGGGCGAGCCGCCGCAGGCGGGCGGTGCGCTGCGGGACGCCTGGGAGGCGCGCGCCGCCCTCCTGCGGCTCGCCGAGGAGGCGCCGGACGGGACCACTCTGCGCGGATTCACCGACGACCTGCTCGCGCGCGCTAAGGCGCAGGACGAGCCGGCCCTCCGCACGGTGACCCTGGCGACGCTGCACGCCGCGAAGGGTCTCGAGTGGGATCACGTCCACCTGGTCGGCCTGGCGGAGGGTCTGCTGCCGATCGGCTACGCGACCACGTTCGAGCAGATCGAGGAGGAGCGGCGGCTCGCCTATGTCGGCATCACGCGGGCCGCGCGTACGCTCTCGCTGTCATGGTCGCCGGGACTTCGTGGACGGGCGCCATCGCGATTCCTGAGAGAGATCGGCACCGGCACGCTGCGTGCGGTCGATGGGTCCGCGTCGTCCGAGCCCCGGACGCGGCGTGGATCGTCACCGACTTCGACGAGCGCCGCTCAGGGTGCCGCTCGGCGTCGCTGA
- a CDS encoding zinc-dependent metalloprotease has protein sequence MADDDRSPEEEFQELIRQLFGGGADGIDPEQLSRLTGMGIDPAMMQTIMRNLQGAFEGDGEISWDLAQRQALHIANQDGLGVTAGQRTDLDQAFALATLWLSEATTISELATSPRALTRGGWVEATLPVWQELAEPVATSIADALTTALRDQAPDDMQSLVQGAGRLMRTVGGSLFATQLGQVVGRLSLEVVSGGDVGIPLLPAGEAAILPQNFADFGRDLEIPEDQLALYIATRELAHARLFRHARWLRLHVISQITEFARGIHVDTEALEELASRFDPSQPEELRSALESGALLPARSEAQTAALTRLENLLATIEGWVDVVTASATGRLPSAERIAEAVRRRRAVGGPAEQALGSLVGLELRPRRMREAAAMWRAVTDAVGVGARDALWDYPDLMPTSEDIDDPSGLVARLQARARGEEPARDAFDDALELLLAGDQDGGGSDRSGPESTPDDERPV, from the coding sequence GTGGCAGACGACGATCGCAGCCCCGAAGAGGAGTTCCAGGAGCTGATCCGTCAGCTGTTCGGCGGAGGTGCCGACGGCATCGACCCCGAGCAGCTCTCGCGCCTCACGGGCATGGGGATCGACCCCGCGATGATGCAGACGATCATGCGGAATCTCCAGGGCGCCTTCGAGGGCGACGGCGAGATCTCGTGGGATCTCGCCCAGCGCCAGGCGCTGCACATCGCCAATCAGGACGGTCTCGGCGTGACGGCAGGTCAGCGGACCGACCTCGACCAGGCCTTCGCGCTGGCGACGCTCTGGCTGAGCGAGGCGACGACGATCTCCGAGCTGGCGACGTCCCCGCGGGCTCTCACGCGGGGCGGCTGGGTCGAGGCCACCCTCCCGGTATGGCAGGAGCTCGCCGAACCGGTCGCCACGAGCATCGCCGACGCCCTCACCACAGCGCTCCGCGACCAGGCCCCTGACGACATGCAGAGCCTCGTGCAGGGTGCCGGCCGTCTCATGCGCACCGTCGGCGGATCGCTGTTCGCGACGCAGCTGGGTCAGGTCGTCGGCCGGCTCTCGCTGGAGGTGGTCAGCGGCGGCGATGTCGGCATCCCCCTGCTCCCCGCCGGCGAGGCGGCGATCCTCCCGCAGAACTTCGCCGATTTCGGACGCGACCTCGAGATCCCCGAGGACCAGCTCGCGCTCTACATCGCCACCCGCGAGCTCGCCCATGCGCGTCTGTTCCGCCACGCGCGCTGGCTGCGACTGCATGTCATCTCCCAGATCACCGAGTTCGCTCGGGGCATCCATGTCGACACCGAGGCCCTCGAGGAGCTCGCGTCGCGCTTCGATCCGTCGCAGCCCGAGGAGCTGCGCAGCGCCCTCGAGAGCGGCGCGCTGCTGCCCGCCCGTTCCGAAGCGCAGACGGCGGCGCTGACGAGGCTCGAGAACCTCCTCGCCACGATCGAGGGCTGGGTCGACGTCGTCACGGCTTCCGCCACCGGCCGCCTTCCCTCCGCGGAGCGCATCGCCGAGGCCGTCCGTCGCCGCCGGGCCGTGGGCGGACCCGCCGAGCAGGCCCTCGGCTCGCTGGTCGGACTGGAGCTGCGGCCGCGGCGCATGCGCGAGGCCGCGGCGATGTGGCGGGCGGTGACGGATGCCGTGGGCGTGGGCGCCCGCGACGCTCTGTGGGACTACCCCGACCTCATGCCGACCTCGGAGGACATCGACGACCCGTCGGGTCTCGTCGCACGGCTGCAGGCGCGGGCTCGCGGCGAGGAGCCGGCGCGCGACGCGTTCGACGACGCACTGGAGCTGCTGCTCGCGGGCGATCAGGACGGCGGGGGGTCCGACCGCTCCGGGCCCGAGAGCACGCCGGACGACGAACGCCCCGTCTGA
- a CDS encoding S16 family serine protease: MALPEENGPLAPAPRRRMSRSALAGVWALAVAMVVLLVLTLLPTAYVIQRPGPVYNTLGTATSADGEDVPLISVEGAETYPTSGALDLLTVQVVGNRERTPNWVELATAWFDPTKAVLPLDAVFPANQTSEERNAESSAMMIDSQKEATAAALSELGYDVVPRLTVHSFTEDSAAAEVLQEGDVILAADGTDVASGEQLRDIVNAGDGAPVTLTIDRDGGAMNVSVTPREAEIDGETLWLLGITLLNDYEFPIDVAIQLNNVGGPSAGMMFALGIIDTLTPGELNGGQKVAGTGTITADGTVGPIGGIRQKLWGADGAGADYFLAPEANCDEVVGHIPSGLRVFAVETLDDALDALSAVREGADLDALPTCTAG, from the coding sequence GTGGCTCTGCCCGAAGAGAACGGTCCCCTCGCGCCTGCCCCTCGGCGGCGCATGAGCCGCAGCGCTCTGGCCGGCGTGTGGGCTCTCGCGGTCGCGATGGTGGTGCTGCTCGTCCTGACCCTCCTGCCCACGGCCTACGTCATCCAGCGACCCGGCCCCGTGTACAACACGCTCGGCACGGCGACGTCCGCCGACGGCGAGGACGTGCCGCTCATCTCCGTGGAGGGCGCCGAGACGTACCCGACGTCCGGAGCGCTGGACCTCCTGACCGTCCAGGTCGTCGGCAACCGCGAGCGCACGCCCAACTGGGTCGAGCTCGCGACCGCGTGGTTCGATCCGACGAAGGCCGTCCTGCCCCTGGATGCCGTGTTCCCGGCGAACCAGACGAGCGAGGAGCGCAACGCCGAGAGCTCGGCGATGATGATCGACTCCCAGAAGGAGGCGACGGCCGCGGCCCTGAGCGAGCTCGGATACGACGTCGTGCCCCGGCTGACCGTCCACTCGTTCACCGAGGACTCCGCGGCCGCGGAGGTGCTGCAGGAGGGCGACGTCATCCTGGCGGCCGATGGGACCGACGTCGCCTCCGGGGAACAGCTGCGGGACATCGTCAACGCCGGCGACGGCGCGCCCGTGACCCTCACGATCGACCGGGACGGCGGCGCGATGAACGTGAGCGTCACCCCCCGCGAGGCGGAGATCGACGGGGAGACGCTGTGGCTCCTCGGAATCACGCTCCTCAACGACTATGAGTTCCCGATCGACGTGGCGATCCAGCTGAACAACGTGGGCGGTCCGAGCGCCGGCATGATGTTCGCCCTCGGAATCATCGACACGCTCACGCCCGGGGAGCTCAACGGCGGCCAGAAGGTCGCCGGGACGGGCACGATCACCGCCGACGGCACCGTCGGCCCCATCGGCGGCATCCGGCAGAAGCTGTGGGGCGCCGATGGAGCGGGAGCGGACTACTTCCTCGCGCCCGAGGCGAACTGCGATGAGGTCGTGGGGCACATCCCGTCCGGGCTGCGCGTCTTCGCGGTCGAGACCCTCGACGACGCGCTGGACGCCCTGTCGGCGGTCCGCGAGGGGGCCGACCTCGATGCCCTCCCGACGTGCACCGCGGGGTGA
- a CDS encoding UPF0182 family protein, with protein sequence MTTTSAPNQATPSRTRRIIAITLAIIAALVVAFFIFANLYADWLWYEQLGFQSVLITQWLARLAMFVVGFLGMAVPVWLAIQLAYRLRPVYARLSSQLDRYQEVVEPLRRLAMWGIPVFFGFFAGFAASAQWETTWMWINGVQTAMTDPQFGLDTGFYLFAMPFYSSLLGFLSAVLLVCLLVTGLVSYLYGSVRVGQRELRISKAARIQLAVLAGLYLLVQGASLWLDRYKTLVEPGDRIVGPGYVGTHAIIPGLTILSIVAILVAILFFVTAVIGRWRYPLIATALLIVSAIVLGVGYPWVLNTFQVRPNQLALEGEFYQRNIDMTKEAYGIAGLDKSDYTATTDAEPGQLRADAATTAQIRIMDPAIISPTIRQLEQFRSYYQFADPLDVDRYEIDGVSQDTVVSVRELDVSQLGNAASWQNSTLVYTHGYGIVAAKGNDRTTDGNPVFIERGIPVSGILTDQEDFEPRVYFGEDSPAYSIVGAPAGTAPIELDYPAGEDGATETKTTFEGDGGPSVGNVFNRLIYALKFQSEQILFSDYLNEDSQILYDRDPRQRVQKAAPYLELDSDPYPSIVDGRIVWIIDGYTTSDDYPYSTLVSLSQAIADANNEAPRVALDNVNYIRNSVKATVDAYDGSVTLYAWDVEDPILQTWQKVYPSTLKPISSMSADLMSHVRYPTDLFKAQRAMLGVYHVDDAQSFYQRDNAWTTPNDPQNQNQLQPPYYLTMQMPGQEAPSYSMFTSFIPGGENTRNVLMGYLAVDSNAGNEEGVRAEDYGKLRMLVIDADTSVPGPGQVQNTFDADPQVSAFINILRQGQSDVLNGNLLTLPVGGGLLYVQPVFVQSSGATKLPTLQKVLVSFGNQVAFEDTLNEALDALFGGDSGAEAGDNEVAPTPAPTEPETAPTPAPTPTEPAPQPSPSAPADAYEAALQEAQQAMIDRQTALTAGDWAAYGEADARLTAAVERLIELGG encoded by the coding sequence GTGACCACGACGTCAGCGCCGAATCAGGCCACGCCCTCCCGAACCCGGCGGATCATCGCCATAACCCTCGCGATCATCGCCGCCCTCGTGGTGGCGTTCTTCATCTTCGCGAACCTCTACGCAGACTGGCTGTGGTACGAGCAGCTCGGGTTCCAGAGCGTGCTGATCACCCAATGGCTCGCGCGACTGGCGATGTTCGTCGTCGGATTCCTCGGCATGGCCGTGCCGGTCTGGCTCGCCATCCAGCTGGCGTATCGCCTGCGTCCCGTGTACGCGCGCCTGAGCTCGCAGCTGGACCGCTACCAGGAGGTCGTCGAGCCGCTGCGCCGCCTGGCGATGTGGGGCATCCCGGTCTTCTTCGGGTTCTTCGCCGGCTTCGCCGCCTCCGCCCAGTGGGAGACGACGTGGATGTGGATCAACGGCGTGCAGACGGCCATGACCGATCCGCAGTTCGGCCTCGACACCGGCTTCTACCTCTTCGCGATGCCCTTCTACAGCTCGCTGCTCGGCTTCCTCTCGGCGGTCCTGCTCGTGTGCCTCCTCGTGACAGGCCTCGTGTCCTACCTCTACGGGTCGGTACGCGTCGGGCAGCGCGAGCTGCGCATCTCCAAGGCGGCACGCATCCAGCTCGCCGTCCTCGCCGGTCTCTACCTGCTCGTGCAGGGAGCCAGCCTCTGGCTCGACCGCTACAAGACGCTCGTCGAGCCGGGCGATCGCATCGTCGGACCGGGCTACGTCGGCACCCACGCCATCATCCCCGGCCTCACGATCCTGTCGATCGTCGCCATCCTCGTCGCGATCCTCTTCTTCGTGACCGCCGTCATCGGCCGGTGGCGCTACCCGCTCATCGCGACGGCGCTCCTCATCGTCTCGGCGATCGTGCTCGGCGTCGGCTACCCGTGGGTGCTCAACACCTTCCAGGTGCGCCCCAACCAGCTCGCGCTCGAGGGCGAGTTCTACCAGCGCAACATCGACATGACGAAGGAGGCCTACGGGATCGCGGGCCTCGACAAGAGCGACTACACCGCCACGACGGACGCCGAGCCCGGTCAGCTGCGTGCCGACGCGGCCACGACCGCGCAGATCCGCATCATGGACCCGGCGATCATCAGCCCCACGATCCGCCAGCTCGAGCAGTTCCGCTCGTACTACCAGTTCGCCGACCCGCTCGACGTCGACCGCTACGAGATCGACGGCGTCTCGCAGGACACCGTGGTGTCGGTGCGCGAGCTCGATGTCTCGCAGCTCGGGAACGCGGCATCCTGGCAGAACTCCACCCTCGTCTACACCCACGGCTACGGGATCGTCGCGGCCAAGGGCAACGACCGTACGACCGACGGCAATCCCGTGTTCATCGAGCGCGGCATCCCGGTCTCGGGCATCCTGACCGACCAGGAGGACTTCGAGCCGCGCGTCTACTTCGGCGAGGACTCGCCCGCGTACTCGATCGTGGGCGCACCCGCGGGCACGGCGCCGATCGAGCTCGACTACCCCGCGGGCGAGGACGGCGCGACCGAGACCAAGACGACGTTCGAGGGCGACGGCGGCCCGAGCGTCGGCAACGTCTTCAATCGGCTCATCTACGCCCTGAAGTTCCAGTCCGAGCAGATCCTCTTCTCCGACTACCTCAACGAGGACTCGCAGATCCTGTACGACCGCGACCCGCGTCAGCGCGTGCAGAAGGCGGCGCCCTACCTGGAGCTCGACAGCGACCCGTACCCCAGCATCGTCGACGGCCGGATCGTCTGGATCATCGACGGCTACACGACCAGTGACGACTACCCGTACTCCACGCTCGTGAGCCTGTCGCAGGCGATCGCGGACGCGAACAACGAGGCCCCGCGCGTGGCCCTCGACAATGTCAACTACATCCGCAACTCGGTGAAGGCGACCGTCGACGCGTACGACGGCTCCGTCACGCTCTACGCGTGGGATGTGGAGGACCCGATCCTCCAGACGTGGCAGAAGGTCTACCCGTCGACGCTGAAGCCGATCTCGTCCATGTCGGCCGACCTGATGAGTCACGTGCGCTACCCGACCGACCTCTTCAAGGCCCAGCGCGCCATGCTCGGGGTGTACCACGTCGACGACGCGCAGTCGTTCTATCAGCGCGACAACGCCTGGACCACGCCCAACGACCCGCAGAACCAGAACCAGCTCCAGCCGCCGTACTACCTGACGATGCAGATGCCGGGTCAGGAGGCGCCGTCGTACTCGATGTTCACGAGCTTCATCCCGGGCGGTGAGAACACGCGGAACGTCCTCATGGGCTACCTCGCGGTCGACTCCAACGCCGGCAACGAAGAGGGCGTCAGGGCGGAGGACTACGGCAAGCTCAGGATGCTGGTGATCGACGCCGACACGAGCGTGCCCGGTCCCGGCCAGGTGCAGAACACCTTCGACGCCGATCCGCAGGTCTCCGCCTTCATCAACATCCTGAGGCAGGGCCAGTCCGACGTCCTCAACGGCAACCTCCTGACGCTCCCGGTCGGAGGCGGCCTCCTGTACGTCCAGCCGGTGTTCGTCCAGTCGTCGGGCGCCACGAAGCTGCCGACTCTGCAGAAGGTGCTGGTGTCGTTCGGCAACCAGGTGGCCTTCGAGGACACCCTCAACGAGGCGCTCGACGCGCTGTTCGGCGGCGACTCCGGCGCCGAGGCGGGCGACAACGAGGTGGCTCCGACGCCCGCGCCCACCGAGCCGGAGACCGCGCCGACGCCCGCGCCCACCCCGACCGAGCCGGCCCCGCAGCCGTCTCCGTCGGCGCCCGCCGACGCGTACGAAGCGGCCCTGCAGGAAGCGCAGCAGGCGATGATCGATCGTCAGACCGCGCTCACTGCCGGAGACTGGGCGGCGTACGGAGAAGCCGACGCCCGGCTGACCGCGGCCGTCGAGAGGCTCATCGAACTGGGCGGCTGA
- a CDS encoding prenyltransferase, whose product MSSTEHLPVRRVVRDLFVSSRPVSWINTAFPFAAAYLLTTRQVDAVFVIGTLFFLVPYNLAMYGINDVFDYESDLRNPRKGGAHGAVLDRRMHGITLWAAGLSCLPFVVFLVIAGSPLSWLVLALSLFFVVFYSAPPLRLKERPFADSVTSSIHFFSPAVYGLVLAGAVWTWQLAAVILAFALWGVASHAFGAVQDVIADREAGISSIATARGARWTVWFALACYAGAGVVMLASAWPGPLAAILALPYLAAVWPYRGVTDETAETATRGWDRFLWINQIAGFGVTLLLIWYWVLTG is encoded by the coding sequence GTGAGCTCGACGGAGCATCTGCCGGTGCGTCGCGTCGTGCGGGACCTCTTCGTCTCGTCGCGCCCGGTCAGCTGGATCAACACCGCGTTTCCTTTCGCCGCCGCCTACCTCCTCACCACCCGGCAGGTCGACGCCGTCTTCGTCATCGGCACGCTGTTCTTCCTGGTGCCGTACAACCTCGCGATGTACGGCATCAACGACGTCTTCGACTACGAGTCGGATCTGCGCAACCCGCGCAAGGGCGGCGCGCACGGAGCGGTGCTCGACCGCCGCATGCACGGCATCACGCTGTGGGCCGCCGGTCTGTCCTGCCTTCCCTTCGTCGTCTTCCTCGTGATCGCGGGCTCACCGCTGTCCTGGCTGGTGCTGGCGCTGAGCCTGTTCTTCGTGGTCTTCTACAGCGCCCCGCCGCTGCGGCTGAAGGAACGGCCGTTCGCGGACTCCGTGACCAGCAGCATCCACTTCTTCTCCCCCGCCGTCTACGGTCTTGTCCTCGCCGGAGCGGTGTGGACGTGGCAGCTTGCCGCGGTCATCCTCGCCTTCGCGCTGTGGGGCGTCGCCTCGCACGCCTTCGGCGCCGTGCAGGATGTCATCGCCGACCGGGAGGCGGGCATCTCGTCGATCGCCACGGCGCGGGGAGCGCGGTGGACGGTGTGGTTCGCCCTTGCCTGCTACGCCGGGGCGGGGGTCGTCATGCTCGCGAGCGCGTGGCCCGGGCCGCTCGCGGCGATCCTCGCACTGCCGTACCTCGCGGCCGTCTGGCCCTACCGCGGCGTGACCGACGAGACCGCCGAGACGGCGACGCGCGGCTGGGATCGCTTCCTGTGGATCAATCAGATCGCGGGCTTCGGCGTGACCCTGCTGCTGATCTGGTACTGGGTCCTGACGGGCTGA
- a CDS encoding lycopene cyclase domain-containing protein — translation MITYPMIVVPFILLTIVVTLSTLRRPHFGRRMLASAIAAVVLLALTAVFDNLMIGSGLIEYPEDQLSGVRIGIAPIEDFSYSLCAAFLIPAVYTLLTPRRTA, via the coding sequence GTGATCACCTACCCGATGATCGTCGTGCCGTTCATCCTCCTCACGATCGTCGTCACCCTCTCGACGCTCCGGCGGCCGCACTTCGGGCGACGGATGCTGGCCTCTGCCATCGCCGCGGTCGTGCTGCTCGCGCTCACCGCCGTCTTCGACAACCTGATGATCGGCTCAGGGCTGATCGAGTACCCCGAGGATCAGCTCAGCGGCGTGCGGATCGGCATCGCCCCCATCGAGGACTTCTCCTACTCGCTGTGCGCGGCGTTCCTGATCCCGGCGGTGTACACGCTGCTCACGCCGAGGAGGACCGCGTGA
- a CDS encoding lycopene cyclase domain-containing protein, giving the protein MPGLYLLAILLSLAGIVIIDLRWRLALPVAAGRTLAAVGIGTVFFLAWDAVGIANGIFLKGDSPLYVGFDFAPELPLEEPVFLIFLCYLALVTWAGAMRLLARGRRGSASEASAGSAVKPGRSDQT; this is encoded by the coding sequence GTGCCGGGACTGTATCTCCTCGCGATCCTCCTCTCGCTCGCGGGCATCGTGATCATCGACCTGCGCTGGCGCCTCGCCCTGCCTGTCGCCGCCGGCCGCACGCTCGCCGCCGTCGGGATCGGCACCGTCTTCTTCCTGGCGTGGGACGCCGTGGGCATCGCGAACGGCATCTTCCTCAAGGGCGACAGCCCGCTGTACGTGGGATTCGACTTCGCCCCCGAGCTCCCGCTGGAGGAGCCGGTCTTCCTGATCTTCCTGTGCTACCTCGCCCTCGTCACGTGGGCGGGCGCGATGCGCCTGCTCGCCCGGGGCCGGCGGGGATCGGCTTCGGAGGCGTCGGCCGGGTCCGCCGTGAAGCCGGGACGGAGCGACCAGACGTGA